One part of the Marinobacter sp. MDS2 genome encodes these proteins:
- a CDS encoding RNA polymerase sigma factor FliA yields the protein MTLTKNLGMYHQAGASNASNLIEVHAPLVKKIALHLMARLPASVQLEDLMQAGMIGLLEAAQRYSTGKGATFETYAGIRIRGAMVDEIRKGDWVPRSVHRNARRISAAIKTVEDRTGREAQDAEVAEELGIELSEYHSSLSDANSGRLFSLDELNESGELPIEEQEVSDNPLDGISAGAFQRSLAEAIEALPEKEKLVLSLYYQEELNLKEIGAVLGVSESRVSQIHSQAALRLRGRLSDWREHSGD from the coding sequence ATGACATTGACGAAGAATCTGGGAATGTACCATCAGGCAGGCGCCTCCAACGCTTCGAATTTGATCGAAGTTCACGCGCCGCTGGTTAAAAAAATAGCCCTTCATTTGATGGCCCGTTTGCCGGCATCTGTTCAGCTTGAAGACCTGATGCAGGCTGGAATGATCGGTTTGCTTGAAGCTGCCCAGCGTTATTCCACGGGCAAGGGCGCAACGTTTGAAACCTATGCAGGCATCCGTATTCGGGGCGCGATGGTTGACGAAATCCGAAAGGGTGACTGGGTGCCTCGTTCCGTGCACCGCAATGCCCGCCGGATCTCCGCCGCAATCAAAACCGTTGAAGACCGGACCGGCCGAGAGGCGCAGGATGCCGAGGTGGCGGAAGAGCTTGGTATTGAGTTGTCGGAATACCATTCGTCGCTTTCGGATGCCAACAGTGGCCGGTTATTTAGCCTGGATGAGCTCAATGAATCCGGTGAGCTGCCGATAGAAGAGCAAGAGGTCAGCGATAATCCGTTGGATGGCATCTCGGCAGGTGCTTTTCAGCGCAGTTTGGCCGAAGCGATTGAGGCCCTTCCAGAGAAAGAAAAGTTAGTTTTGAGTTTGTATTACCAGGAAGAACTGAATCTTAAGGAAATCGGGGCGGTGCTTGGGGTCAGTGAAAGCCGAGTCAGCCAGATTCACAGTCAGGCGGCATTGCGTC
- a CDS encoding MinD/ParA family protein produces MSKPHPVQVIAVSGGKGGVGKSNVSVNLAIALAEKGRRVVVLDADLGLGNLDVLLGVTANKNLHDVLNGECDLKDVLVDGPGGIKIVPASSGTQRMTQLSPMEHAGLINAFSELGDQIDVLIVDTAAGISESVVSFLRAAQELLLVVCDEPTSITDVYALIKLMNRDYGTDRFRVLANQVRSEEEGKHLFEKLTRVTERFLDVALQYVGIVPYDEAVKKAVQRQRAVLEAYPRAKASIAVRALADKVDSWPLPSSPRGHLEFFVERLVEV; encoded by the coding sequence ATGAGCAAACCACATCCGGTTCAGGTTATTGCGGTATCCGGCGGTAAAGGCGGTGTCGGGAAGAGCAATGTGTCGGTCAATCTTGCGATAGCGTTGGCAGAAAAAGGCCGTCGTGTTGTGGTGCTTGATGCCGACTTGGGGTTGGGTAATCTGGATGTACTGCTGGGCGTGACGGCCAACAAGAATTTGCACGATGTTCTTAACGGTGAGTGTGACCTGAAAGACGTGCTTGTGGATGGTCCCGGCGGTATCAAAATTGTACCCGCATCCTCCGGTACCCAACGAATGACACAGCTCAGCCCGATGGAACATGCTGGCCTGATCAATGCGTTCAGTGAACTGGGCGATCAGATTGACGTGTTGATTGTAGACACGGCTGCCGGTATTTCTGAATCTGTTGTGAGCTTCCTTCGTGCCGCGCAAGAGTTGTTGCTGGTGGTGTGCGACGAGCCGACCTCGATAACCGATGTGTATGCACTTATTAAATTGATGAACCGTGACTACGGAACGGATCGCTTTCGCGTGCTCGCCAACCAGGTGCGGAGCGAAGAAGAAGGTAAGCACTTGTTCGAAAAATTGACGCGAGTTACCGAGCGTTTTCTGGATGTCGCGTTACAATACGTGGGCATCGTGCCTTACGACGAAGCGGTCAAGAAAGCCGTTCAACGCCAGCGCGCTGTTCTGGAAGCTTATCCCCGAGCAAAAGCGTCGATTGCAGTACGAGCATTGGCAGACAAAGTGGATAGTTGGCCGCTGCCATCTTCTCCGCGAGGTCATCTTGAATTTTTCGTGGAGCGGCTCGTCGAAGTCTGA
- the flhF gene encoding flagellar biosynthesis protein FlhF — translation MKVKRFFAQSMAEALKQVSHEMGPDAVILSNRRVDGGVEIVTALDYDENMARQSLGEKAAEATNGSRLAEMQADQHRRLEDELSRTRNRIQEVREKRATAGARYAQVSLNDDSDVEPDVSAGWLESQRSDTAGSHDPQGYSDELAAMKAEISSLRELMGAQAAPAADTRTVTGAGAKNPVQQLLSERLQEFGLGAELAASVSRQHRNGRLEEGWKTSLKMVATGIRTGREDWLEAGGVYALVGPTGSGKTTTIGKLAARYVLEHGADSLALVTTDRYRVAAHEQLFVFGRILNVPVRVVDESHSLDDILDELSDRHLVLIDTAGLTSADRGYQEQLAELVRSDHNIRTHLVVSATSQPRIMKSVWHCYKMSNLAGCIVTKIDEALTLGESLGFVMETGLPVVWYTDGQKIPEDLHRAEAAPLVRMGVERLKAMQHSQAAAEGALA, via the coding sequence ATGAAAGTTAAACGGTTTTTTGCGCAATCCATGGCCGAGGCCCTTAAGCAGGTCAGTCACGAGATGGGGCCTGATGCCGTTATTTTGTCCAATCGCCGGGTGGATGGGGGCGTCGAAATTGTGACGGCCCTGGATTATGACGAAAACATGGCTCGTCAAAGCCTGGGCGAAAAAGCGGCGGAAGCGACCAACGGTTCCCGTTTGGCGGAAATGCAGGCCGACCAGCATCGTCGTCTGGAAGATGAATTGAGCCGGACGCGCAATCGGATTCAAGAGGTTCGCGAAAAGCGAGCAACAGCGGGCGCCCGCTATGCGCAAGTATCACTGAACGATGATTCGGACGTAGAGCCGGATGTGTCTGCAGGCTGGTTGGAGAGTCAAAGATCTGACACCGCAGGCTCGCATGATCCGCAGGGATATTCTGACGAGCTGGCTGCAATGAAGGCTGAAATAAGTTCTCTGCGAGAGCTGATGGGCGCACAAGCCGCACCTGCTGCCGACACGAGAACGGTAACCGGGGCCGGCGCGAAGAACCCGGTGCAACAATTATTGAGCGAACGTTTGCAAGAATTCGGCTTGGGAGCTGAGTTGGCGGCGTCCGTTTCCCGGCAACATCGAAACGGGCGGTTGGAAGAGGGCTGGAAAACGTCCTTGAAAATGGTCGCCACCGGCATTCGAACCGGCAGGGAAGATTGGTTGGAAGCAGGCGGTGTTTACGCTCTGGTTGGCCCGACCGGATCCGGAAAAACAACAACGATCGGTAAATTGGCCGCCCGGTACGTATTGGAGCACGGGGCTGACAGTTTGGCGCTGGTTACCACAGACCGTTATCGGGTTGCTGCGCACGAGCAGCTGTTTGTGTTCGGACGCATTCTGAACGTACCGGTTCGGGTGGTTGATGAAAGCCACTCCCTGGATGACATCCTCGACGAGCTTTCCGACCGTCACCTTGTGCTGATCGATACCGCCGGACTGACCAGTGCTGATCGGGGTTATCAGGAGCAGCTGGCAGAGCTGGTGCGCAGCGATCACAATATTCGTACTCATTTGGTGGTGTCTGCGACCAGCCAGCCACGTATCATGAAATCCGTTTGGCATTGCTATAAGATGTCGAATCTTGCCGGCTGCATCGTGACCAAGATTGACGAAGCGCTGACCTTGGGCGAATCTCTGGGGTTTGTGATGGAAACCGGCCTTCCGGTGGTATGGTATACCGATGGTCAGAAAATACCGGAAGACCTGCATCGGGCAGAGGCCGCTCCGTTGGTTCGTATGGGCGTTGAGCGCCTGAAAGCGATGCAGCATTCGCAGGCCGCTGCTGAAGGCGCCTTGGCGTAG
- the flhA gene encoding flagellar biosynthesis protein FlhA: MDRAFVLNNVKTLTRGSLGVPLMLMGLLGMMILPMPAFLLDVFFTFNITLSIVILLVCVYALRPMEFAAFPTVLLVATLLRLGLNVASTRIVLLNGHEGGDAAGKVIESFGEVLIGGNYAVGLVVFAILMIINFLVVTKGAGRVSEVSARFTLDAMPGKQMAIDADLNAGLVNQEEAKARRSEIAQEADFYGSMDGASKFVKGDAVAGLLILAINIIGGVAIGMVQHGLDFTLAMERYALLTIGDGLVAQIPSLLLSTAAAIMVTRVTSSQDMGGQILQQMFSAPKALGIAAGILILLGLIPGMPHVAFLGLGSLAATAAWFVWKKQSQTVEEESVFAGRGGVPGAVPRPGGEVIPDRGGDGQALPPPGETRELGWDDVATVDIVGLEVGYRLIPLVDKSQGGQLLSRIKGVRKKLSQDMGFLMPSVHIRDNLDLMPNVYRITLMGVTIAEAEIHPERELAIDPGQVFGKVEGIAGKDPAFGLDAIWIEPDQKDQAQTLGYTVVDASTVVATHLNQILQKHAHELIGHDEAQKWLDQLEKISPKLAEELVPATISISILLKVLQNLLKEEVPVRDMRSIAEAIVNVHPKSQDPKLLTTLARQSLRRMIVQSICGNDTEIPVITLDPDLEQMLLKSVQQSQQSGGQDDIGMVLEPNMVEKLQRSLQDSVQRQEMLGKPAILLVSGPLRPGLAKFASYGVERLHVLSYQEIPDNKQITIVASVGQ, from the coding sequence ATGGACAGAGCGTTTGTTCTGAATAACGTCAAAACTCTGACGCGAGGTAGTCTCGGTGTCCCGCTGATGCTGATGGGTTTGCTGGGCATGATGATCCTGCCCATGCCTGCTTTTTTGCTCGACGTTTTTTTCACCTTCAACATTACGTTGTCGATCGTGATTCTGTTGGTGTGTGTGTATGCGCTTCGGCCAATGGAGTTCGCGGCTTTCCCTACCGTGTTGTTGGTGGCCACGCTGTTGCGTCTTGGATTGAATGTGGCCTCTACCCGGATTGTTCTGCTCAATGGCCACGAAGGCGGTGATGCTGCAGGTAAGGTGATCGAATCGTTCGGTGAGGTGTTGATTGGCGGCAACTATGCCGTTGGTCTGGTGGTGTTTGCGATTCTGATGATTATCAACTTTTTGGTGGTAACCAAGGGGGCCGGTCGGGTATCCGAAGTCAGTGCCCGTTTTACCCTGGATGCCATGCCCGGTAAACAAATGGCCATCGATGCTGATCTTAACGCCGGTCTGGTGAACCAGGAAGAGGCCAAGGCCCGGCGTTCAGAGATTGCCCAGGAGGCGGATTTCTACGGTTCCATGGACGGTGCGTCCAAGTTCGTAAAAGGCGACGCGGTAGCCGGTTTGCTGATTCTGGCCATTAACATCATTGGTGGTGTGGCCATAGGTATGGTTCAGCACGGTCTGGACTTTACGCTCGCGATGGAGCGATACGCGCTGTTGACCATAGGTGACGGTCTGGTCGCTCAGATTCCTTCGCTGCTGCTGTCAACTGCTGCCGCCATCATGGTGACTCGAGTAACGTCCAGCCAGGACATGGGTGGGCAGATTCTCCAGCAGATGTTCAGTGCGCCCAAGGCCCTTGGTATTGCGGCGGGTATTTTGATTTTGCTGGGCCTGATTCCGGGAATGCCTCATGTGGCTTTCCTTGGTCTGGGTTCTTTGGCTGCGACGGCTGCGTGGTTTGTTTGGAAAAAACAAAGCCAGACGGTTGAGGAGGAAAGCGTGTTTGCCGGGCGAGGTGGCGTACCCGGTGCTGTGCCGCGTCCGGGCGGGGAAGTCATTCCGGATCGCGGCGGTGACGGGCAGGCTCTGCCGCCACCCGGGGAAACCAGAGAATTAGGCTGGGACGATGTTGCCACGGTTGACATTGTCGGGCTGGAGGTGGGCTACCGACTGATTCCTTTGGTGGACAAGTCGCAGGGCGGTCAGTTGTTGAGTCGGATAAAGGGGGTGCGGAAGAAGCTGTCGCAGGATATGGGGTTCCTGATGCCGTCAGTCCACATTCGGGATAACCTGGATCTGATGCCGAACGTGTATCGCATCACCCTGATGGGTGTGACCATTGCTGAAGCGGAGATTCACCCGGAGCGGGAACTGGCCATTGACCCGGGGCAGGTGTTCGGGAAGGTTGAGGGTATTGCCGGGAAAGATCCCGCGTTTGGTTTGGATGCCATCTGGATTGAGCCGGACCAGAAAGATCAAGCCCAGACTCTGGGTTATACCGTTGTTGATGCCAGCACTGTGGTTGCGACCCATTTGAATCAGATACTGCAGAAACACGCCCATGAATTGATTGGTCACGACGAAGCGCAAAAGTGGCTGGATCAACTGGAAAAGATCTCTCCCAAGCTGGCGGAAGAGCTGGTGCCGGCCACCATCTCCATCAGCATTCTGCTCAAGGTGCTCCAGAACCTGCTTAAAGAAGAAGTGCCGGTTCGTGACATGCGTTCAATCGCCGAGGCCATCGTTAACGTGCATCCTAAGAGTCAGGATCCGAAACTGCTTACCACGCTGGCTCGTCAGTCGTTGCGCCGAATGATTGTGCAAAGCATTTGTGGCAACGATACAGAAATTCCGGTGATTACTTTGGATCCTGACTTGGAACAGATGTTGCTTAAGTCTGTTCAGCAGAGTCAACAATCCGGCGGACAGGATGATATTGGCATGGTGCTGGAGCCGAACATGGTGGAAAAACTGCAACGCTCACTGCAAGACAGCGTGCAGCGCCAGGAAATGTTGGGCAAGCCCGCCATCCTGCTGGTATCCGGGCCATTGCGGCCGGGCTTGGCGAAGTTCGCCAGTTATGGAGTAGAGCGGTTGCACGTGCTCTCGTACCAAGAGATACCGGATAACAAACAGATCACGATCGTTGCGTCGGTCGGCCAGTAA
- the upp gene encoding uracil phosphoribosyltransferase — protein MPIHEVKHPLIQHKLGLMRRSDISTKNFRELAQEVGALLTYEATKDFTLQEETIEGWAGPVAVEQIHGKKITIVPILRAGLGMLDGVLSLIPVARVSVVGQIRNEDTLEAETYLEKLVGELDQRTALIIDPMLATGGSMISTIDLLKQAGSTEIRALVLVAAPEGVEKVLEKHPDVSIYTASVDDCLNEKGYILPGLGDAGDKIFGTKQKDV, from the coding sequence ATGCCTATCCACGAAGTGAAGCACCCACTGATCCAACACAAGCTCGGCCTTATGCGCCGCTCAGACATCAGCACCAAAAATTTTCGTGAACTGGCTCAAGAAGTTGGCGCGCTACTGACCTACGAAGCGACAAAAGATTTCACCCTTCAGGAAGAAACAATCGAAGGCTGGGCCGGCCCCGTCGCGGTGGAACAAATACACGGCAAGAAAATCACCATTGTCCCCATCTTACGAGCAGGCCTTGGCATGCTGGATGGCGTACTTAGCCTGATCCCGGTAGCCCGGGTCAGCGTGGTCGGCCAGATCCGCAACGAAGACACCCTCGAAGCGGAAACCTATCTGGAAAAACTGGTGGGTGAGCTGGACCAGCGCACCGCACTGATCATCGACCCGATGCTGGCTACCGGTGGCTCGATGATTTCCACCATCGACCTGCTCAAGCAAGCCGGCAGCACCGAAATCCGGGCACTGGTTTTGGTTGCTGCACCGGAAGGCGTTGAGAAAGTCCTGGAGAAACACCCGGACGTTTCCATCTACACCGCCTCTGTTGACGACTGCCTGAACGAAAAAGGCTACATCCTGCCGGGCCTCGGCGATGCGGGAGACAAGATCTTCGGCACCAAGCAGAAGGATGTTTAA
- a CDS encoding uracil-xanthine permease family protein, with the protein MQDITTDSTWKQAIAGSQMLLVAFGALVLMPLITGLDPNVALFTAGIGTLIFHIVTGGQIPIFLASSFAFIAPIMAAKSQFGLQETLGGLMAAGILYIILSGVIRLRGTGFVTRLLPPVVIAPVIMTIGLGLAPVAVHMASGRTGDGGTQLVPEDTALVIAMISLLVTIIMTVWAKGIFRLIPIMIGIIVGYILSAFAGIVDTTAIQQAAWFAVPNFVAPAFSWSAILFMIPVAIAPAIEHIGDVLAIGNVTRKNYLEKPGLHRTLLGDGLATSAASMLGGPPNTTYSEVTGAVMLTRNFNPKVMWWAAGTAIVLAFVGKFGAALQTIPVPVMGGILCLLFGSIAVVGLNTLIRHQVDLSQSRNLVIVGVTLVFGIGNMVLGTLEGIALCAVVAIVLNLVLPGEKEAWGARIQEGSAE; encoded by the coding sequence ATGCAGGACATCACGACTGACTCAACCTGGAAACAGGCCATAGCCGGCTCGCAAATGCTACTGGTCGCCTTTGGCGCCCTGGTACTGATGCCACTGATCACCGGGCTTGACCCCAACGTCGCACTGTTTACCGCGGGCATCGGTACCCTGATCTTTCACATCGTCACCGGTGGCCAGATCCCCATCTTCCTGGCATCGTCCTTCGCGTTCATTGCTCCAATCATGGCCGCCAAAAGCCAGTTCGGCCTGCAAGAAACCCTGGGCGGCCTGATGGCAGCGGGCATCCTTTACATCATCCTCTCCGGCGTCATCCGCCTGCGTGGAACCGGGTTCGTCACCCGCCTGCTCCCGCCCGTCGTGATTGCACCAGTCATCATGACCATCGGTTTGGGCCTGGCACCGGTTGCTGTGCACATGGCCTCGGGCCGCACCGGTGATGGCGGCACCCAACTCGTGCCCGAAGACACCGCACTCGTGATCGCAATGATCTCATTGCTGGTGACCATCATCATGACCGTCTGGGCCAAAGGCATCTTCCGCCTGATCCCGATCATGATCGGCATTATCGTGGGCTACATCCTGTCAGCCTTCGCCGGCATCGTAGACACCACCGCCATCCAGCAAGCCGCCTGGTTCGCCGTCCCGAACTTCGTCGCCCCGGCCTTCAGCTGGAGCGCTATCCTGTTCATGATCCCGGTTGCCATTGCCCCGGCCATCGAACACATCGGCGACGTACTGGCCATCGGTAACGTTACCCGCAAAAACTACCTCGAAAAACCCGGCCTGCACCGCACCCTGCTCGGCGACGGCCTGGCCACCAGCGCCGCCTCCATGCTGGGCGGACCACCCAACACCACCTACTCTGAAGTCACCGGCGCAGTCATGCTGACCCGCAACTTCAACCCGAAAGTCATGTGGTGGGCCGCCGGCACTGCCATCGTACTGGCCTTCGTCGGCAAATTCGGCGCTGCCCTGCAAACCATCCCGGTTCCCGTCATGGGCGGCATCCTGTGCCTGCTGTTCGGCTCCATCGCTGTGGTCGGCCTGAACACCCTGATCCGCCACCAAGTTGACCTGTCCCAGTCCCGTAACCTCGTTATCGTGGGCGTGACACTGGTCTTCGGTATCGGAAACATGGTGCTGGGAACACTGGAAGGCATTGCCCTGTGCGCAGTGGTCGCGATTGTCTTGAATCTGGTCCTGCCCGGCGAGAAAGAAGCCTGGGGTGCGCGGATACAGGAAGGCAGCGCAGAGTAA